Genomic DNA from Lactuca sativa cultivar Salinas chromosome 8, Lsat_Salinas_v11, whole genome shotgun sequence:
TTCGAAGACAAGATCATATGGTGTTGAAGCGAATCATCAGAGAATGCTTCCCAGTTGTTTCCGATGGTTTAATCCGTAAGGTTTATCTGCCTTAGTCTTGTGTCTTTCTTGAATCGATTTATGGACCCAATTTATTATTTTCGATTCAAATTCAAGCCTGCTAAACAATCAAAACTCAATTTGAAGGTGTACAGTATCTCATCAAATTTCTTCAAGTCATCATGAAGCTGGTATACAAATACGCACAAGAAAGACCTGTAATGTTCTCAAGCTTCCAACCCGATGTTGCCTTGATCATGAAGAAACTTCAAACTAAATACCCAGTTAGTATTCTTTAATATTTAATCTCTTTTCGAATTCCATTATGAATACTGCTAATCAATTCAAAAAAATCCCTTTAGGTTTACTTCTTGACAAACAGAGGAACCGAGATATTCGATGATGTTCGAATGAATTCGTTGGAAGAAGCCAAGAAGCTTGCAATCAATGGTGGATTGGATGGAATCGTTTTCGAAGTAAAGGATATTTTCAGATACCCTTCGGTTGTAAGAGAAATCAAAGAATCAAATCTTTCTCTCTTGACTTATGGAAAATTGAAGTAAGTTTGTCAAATCGTTTCCGTTTATCAATTTGAAATTGAATACACGATGTGTTGCTATTTTCTAATGAAATCAATTTGATGTAAAACAGTAATGTTCCTGAAGCTGTTCATGTTCAATATCTAATGGGCGTTGAGGGTCTTCCCTCATAAACGTTGTTGCTGTAAGTAAACACTAAACCACTTCCATATTTGTTATAATCGTATCTCAATTTGAATTCCTTGTTAATCatttcttgatcttatgaatgcTCATAGACCGGTGGATATTGCGAAGACATGATCCCTACGGTGTGTTTTCTTTTCTTCCAAAATTAATTAATCTCAC
This window encodes:
- the LOC111882353 gene encoding glycerophosphodiester phosphodiesterase GDPD2; the encoded protein is MIRRQDHMVLKRIIRECFPVVSDGLIRVQYLIKFLQVIMKLVYKYAQERPVMFSSFQPDVALIMKKLQTKYPVYFLTNRGTEIFDDVRMNSLEEAKKLAINGGLDGIVFEVKDIFRYPSVVREIKESNLSLLTYGKLNNVPEAVHVQYLMGVEGLPS